DNA from Evansella sp. LMS18:
GGGTTTAAGCCGATCTGCCCTGAGCAGTATACCAAATCTCCCGAAATTACTGCCTGGGAATAAGGACCGATTGCCCCTGGTGCCTGCTTTGTACTTACTTCCTCTTTTTTCATTCTGCTTTTCCTCCTTACTAACACCTATACATTAGTAAAATCAATTCAATTCTAAAAAGACTCTCTTAAATATTTTAACATATGAAACAATTTCATAATTCAAGATTTTCATCATTTATACGACCATTATCTTAAAATGTTACCTTGTTGTTCGATTCACCCTACAGACGGACTCGTTCTGCGGGCACGGCTTCAACTAATTTTTGACGGCTGAACGCTGTCAAAAATGGATTTTCAGCTTTTCATACTTTTCCCGCCAGAGTCGCCGTCTTACGCTGCAATCGAAAAAGTAATGTTCGTCTTCTTTTATGCAAAGACTGCATGGTTACTGGAAAAATATGCTTGATTTTTGTCGCAATAAAAGGATATAAAGTGTATTTTACCTGGTTATTAATTTATTTTTAAAAAGTATTTAATTATATTCTCCCATTGGTTTTCACCTTAAAATACCAGCTGCTTCCAGATATGCGCTCTTTCTGTTTGCATTATGGGAAGATATTTAAAAGAGTCCTGAAAGTATTGTATTTCAACTTATTGCGGGTTGAATTGACTCAAAATTTTAAAAATTCTATTGCTTTATTGATTAAAGTATAGTATTTTTCTGTATAACAGGAAAATAATAAATATTTATTATTTTGAAAAAATTCATTACATATTTATTAATTTAAATTATTACCAACTAGTGAAGCGGGAGGGTCACATGACTAAACCAGTACTAGAGATTAACAATTTACAGACCCACTTTTTTACTGACCGTGGCGAAATTCCTGCGGTTGATGACGTAAGCTTTTTCATTAACGCAGGGGAAGTCCTTGGGGTTGTCGGGGAGTCCGGCTGCGGGAAAAGTGTTACTTCTTTATCTGTAATGGGCCTGGTCCCTAATCCGCCTGGAAAAATTGTAGGCGGAGAGATTCTTTTCAGAAGCCAGCAAGGCCAGGGAGAGAAGGCAGAAGACCTTGTAAAAGTAAGCAGAAGAAGATTAAGGTCTATCAGGGGTGACCAGATTGCAATGATTTTTCAGGAGCCAATGACCTCGCTCGATCCTTTATTTACAATTGGCCATCAGATTATAGAAGCTGTAAAAAACCACAGGAAAGTCACGAAAAAGCAAGCAAGGGAGAAAGCGGTCGAGATGCTGAAGCTCGTTGGAATACCAAGGGCTGAAGAAATCGTTGATGAATATCCCCACCAGCTTTCAGGAGGAATGAGGCAGCGGGTTATGATTGCCATCGCTATGTCATGCGACCCTGAAGTTCTCATTGCCGATGAACCTACCACTGCTCTGGACGTAACAATACAGGCTCAGATTCTGGAGCTGATGAAAGACCTTAACCGAAAAAAAGGGACAGCGATTATGTTGATTACCCACGACCTTGGTGTCGTAGCTGAGATATGCGACCGGGTGGTTGTTATGTATGCAGGAAAAATCGTGGAAGAAGGAGATGTAAGGACTATCCTAAAATCTCCAAAGCATCCGTATACTCAAGGGCTAATTCGTTCCCTGCCTAAAATGAGCAACCGGGACAGCCGGCTGTATTCCATACCAGGCAATGTTCCAAAGCCTGGATCGATTAAACAGGGCTGCCGTTTTGCCGCGCGCTGCCCGGAGGTCTTTGACAGATGCACACAGGAAAACCCGGAACTCTTAAACTTGGGTGAAGGACACGGCTGCCGCTGCTTCCTCTACGAAAAGGAAGGGAAGATCGTAAATGTCTAAACCACTGCTTCAAGTAAAAGGACTTAAAAAATATTTTGACATAAACGGCGGTATTCTTTCACGAAAAGTTGGTGAGGTGAAGGCTGTCGATGATGTCTCCTTTGATGTGTACGAAGGAGAAGTGCTCGGTATCGTAGGCGAGTCAGGCTGTGGAAAATCCACTACGGGTAAATCATTACTCAGGCTTATTGACCCCACGGAAGGCCAGGTCATCTTCGATGGAGAAGATATAACCTCCCTTGACGAGGAAGGGATGAGGAAAAAGCGCCGGGATATGCAGATTATATTCCAGGATCCCTATGCTTCTTTAAATCCCAGGCACAAAGTAGAAAAGATACTTAGTGAGCCCCTTCTCATTCATGGGATTGGCACAAAAGAAGAAAGAAAGAAAAAAGTAAAAGAAATCCTTGAAATCGTAGGACTCCCTGGGGAACACGCTTCCCGTTACCCACACCAGTTCAGCGGAGGTCAGCGCCAGAGAATCGGTATCGCCAGGGCGCTGATTGTCAATCCGAAGCTGATTGTCTGTGATGAGCCTGTCTCCGCGCTGGATGTGTCGATACAGTCTCAAATTCTTAATTTAATGGAAGATCTTCAGGAAGAGTTCGGGCTGACCTATGTTTTCATCGCTCATGACCTGAGTGTCGTAAAGCATATCAGCGACAGGGTTGGTGTAATGTACCTTGGGCGAATGGTGGAACTGGCGGATAATGAAGATTTATATGCGGATCCGCTGCATCCCTACACCAGGTCCCTCCTTTCATCTGTTCCTAACCCTGACCCGGATGTAAAACAGGACAGAATAATTCTTGAAGGAGACGTGCCAAGTCCTTCCAACCCTCCGTCCGGCTGCGCATTCCATACGAGGTGTCCGGAGTGCATGGCAGTCTGTAAAGAAGTTCGTCCGGAGTTTCGCGAAGTAAAGGATAACCATTTTGTGGCCTGCCACCTGTATAACGATGAAGAGACACGGTGACAGATTACAAGTTTTATAGCATTTCCAATTTTTTCACAAAACCAAAGGGGGAAACAAAATGAGGAAGAAGAGTCTGTGGCTCATCATTATGTCTTTAACGCTTGTCCTGTTTTTAGCAGCATGCGGGGACAATAATGAAACGGGCGGAGAGGCGGATAATAACAATAATGCCGCTGATAATGACGGCAACAATGATGCTGCTGTGAATGATGGTAATGATGATGGGAACAACAACGACGGCAACGAAGCACCTGCTGCTGCCGAAGATCAGACGTTAATTTTTGCCCGCGGCGGGGATTCAACAAGCCTCGACTTTGCCAGCGTGACAGATGGGGAAACTTCCCGTGTTACATTACAGATTTATGAGTCTTTATTAAAGTTCAACCAGGATTCTTTCGAAGTTGAACCAGGCCTTGCCCACGACTGGGATATCAGTGACGACGGACTTACTTATACTTTCTATCTTCGTGAAGGCGTAAAGTTCCATGACGGTACTGATTTTAATGCAGATGCAGTACTGACAAACTTCAACCGCTGGTCAGATCCGGACCACGAATTTGCTTTTATTGATGAAGGATACAACTATGCCGTTTACGGTAACCAATTCGGTGGTTTCCAGGGTGATGAAGACCACGTAATTGACGAAATCAACGTACTCGACGACTATACTATTGAATTTGTACTTAAAGAGCCATTTGGCGCATTCATCCAGAACATGGGTATGAGCTATTTTGCGATTACTTCTCCTGCCGCTCTGGAAGAGTACGGAGCTGATATTCAGGAAAATCCTGTCGGAACTGGTCCTTTCCAGTTTGTCAGCTGGGACAGAGATGACAGAATCGTCCTTGATAAGTTTGAAGATTACTGGAATGAAGGCTACCCAAAGTTAGACAGAGTTATTTTCCAGGTAATCCCTGACAACTCTGCAAGACTTACAGCCCTTCGTTCAGGTGAAATTGATATCATGGATGGTTTAAATCCTGATGACTACGAAGCTATTGCTAATGAGTCAGGCCTTCAGGTTTTTGAAAGAGAAACAAATAATATAGGTTACCTTGGATTCAACACAGATAAGGAACCATTCGATGATCCATTAGTACGTCAGGCAATGCACCACGCAGTAGATAAAGAAACTTTAATCGGACTTCTGTATGCAGGCCTGGCAGAGCCGGCGAAAAACCCGCTTCCACCTGCTTACCTTGGCTATAATGACGACATTGAGCCTTATGAATACGACCCTGAGCGCGCGCAGGAACTTCTTGCAGAGGCAGGTTTTGAGGATGGATTTGAATTTGACCTTTGGACAATGCCGGTAGCGCGTCCGTATATGCCGGATCCTTCCCGTGCGGCTGAAGTACTTCAGGAAAACTTCGCTGCTGTGGGATTAACTGCAAATATTGTAACGATGGAATGGGCTACTTACCTGGATGAAATCGAAACTGGTGCACAGGATGTATTTATGCTTGGCTGGTCCGGAACAAATGGTGACTCGGATTACTTCCTTGGCAACCTGCTTTCCACGCCTTCCATACCTACGAGTAACCAGACTTTCTACTCTAACAGTGAAGTAGACGACCTGCTTACTCAGGCAAGACATGCAGTTGAGGAATCAGACCGTGAGCAGTACTACCAGGAGGCTCTTGAATTAATTCATGAGGACTCCCCTATGATTACGCTTGTTCACTCTATCCCTGTACTTGCAGGTAGTGACCGCGTACAAAACTATGTGCCTCACCTGTCAACAAGTGAGCCATTAACGGAAGTGGAACTTTCTGAATAATTAACCATACCGGGAAACCGGAGTAACAAAAATATATAAAGGCTGAAAAGGCCTTAATATGCATAGAGGGCAGAGTTTGAGAAGCAATTTTGCGCTGG
Protein-coding regions in this window:
- a CDS encoding ABC transporter ATP-binding protein, with amino-acid sequence MSKPLLQVKGLKKYFDINGGILSRKVGEVKAVDDVSFDVYEGEVLGIVGESGCGKSTTGKSLLRLIDPTEGQVIFDGEDITSLDEEGMRKKRRDMQIIFQDPYASLNPRHKVEKILSEPLLIHGIGTKEERKKKVKEILEIVGLPGEHASRYPHQFSGGQRQRIGIARALIVNPKLIVCDEPVSALDVSIQSQILNLMEDLQEEFGLTYVFIAHDLSVVKHISDRVGVMYLGRMVELADNEDLYADPLHPYTRSLLSSVPNPDPDVKQDRIILEGDVPSPSNPPSGCAFHTRCPECMAVCKEVRPEFREVKDNHFVACHLYNDEETR
- a CDS encoding ABC transporter ATP-binding protein encodes the protein MTKPVLEINNLQTHFFTDRGEIPAVDDVSFFINAGEVLGVVGESGCGKSVTSLSVMGLVPNPPGKIVGGEILFRSQQGQGEKAEDLVKVSRRRLRSIRGDQIAMIFQEPMTSLDPLFTIGHQIIEAVKNHRKVTKKQAREKAVEMLKLVGIPRAEEIVDEYPHQLSGGMRQRVMIAIAMSCDPEVLIADEPTTALDVTIQAQILELMKDLNRKKGTAIMLITHDLGVVAEICDRVVVMYAGKIVEEGDVRTILKSPKHPYTQGLIRSLPKMSNRDSRLYSIPGNVPKPGSIKQGCRFAARCPEVFDRCTQENPELLNLGEGHGCRCFLYEKEGKIVNV
- a CDS encoding ABC transporter substrate-binding protein produces the protein MRKKSLWLIIMSLTLVLFLAACGDNNETGGEADNNNNAADNDGNNDAAVNDGNDDGNNNDGNEAPAAAEDQTLIFARGGDSTSLDFASVTDGETSRVTLQIYESLLKFNQDSFEVEPGLAHDWDISDDGLTYTFYLREGVKFHDGTDFNADAVLTNFNRWSDPDHEFAFIDEGYNYAVYGNQFGGFQGDEDHVIDEINVLDDYTIEFVLKEPFGAFIQNMGMSYFAITSPAALEEYGADIQENPVGTGPFQFVSWDRDDRIVLDKFEDYWNEGYPKLDRVIFQVIPDNSARLTALRSGEIDIMDGLNPDDYEAIANESGLQVFERETNNIGYLGFNTDKEPFDDPLVRQAMHHAVDKETLIGLLYAGLAEPAKNPLPPAYLGYNDDIEPYEYDPERAQELLAEAGFEDGFEFDLWTMPVARPYMPDPSRAAEVLQENFAAVGLTANIVTMEWATYLDEIETGAQDVFMLGWSGTNGDSDYFLGNLLSTPSIPTSNQTFYSNSEVDDLLTQARHAVEESDREQYYQEALELIHEDSPMITLVHSIPVLAGSDRVQNYVPHLSTSEPLTEVELSE